One Scophthalmus maximus strain ysfricsl-2021 chromosome 9, ASM2237912v1, whole genome shotgun sequence genomic region harbors:
- the tex11 gene encoding testis-expressed protein 11 isoform X2, with translation MFKWRYSANAHLRSVDNMELSVSTVKCLIENLLQKQQADYDEVIETLFSQVSGLEDSPKTPDPQFEECAIQLWNWTVTKNVGTTISKNQKAKVRHVACSVLYCCEPENPTEGVIRKQILMASKTGRTWLDCKEPQKADHFLRLAVKSLETLYSQLISRGDGAADIASSKGDVEKDLLRILSCQAESALSQGNNHEAVVYVQRCKDMLLRLPKDTAYLSLMCYNFGIDTYNLKNFEDSAFWLSQSYDIGKINVKYAPGSDVQAKVLRLLATVYLEWDCQRFQEKALNAVNLANKEHVSTSGLYLKIRILLRCGASDNHVRGGLHEILESEVSLDVCLSTVKLLLSADREVLAFEYLKHVCQRFESSPDLGTALVLNIELLLQRGKELLGKQKIEDIITGHYTGKQLTPQALTSLHVILWDKASQHFEAKNYSEALQWYNYSLGFFKGGQMEPNVAKLQRNRASCFLKLKQLEKAKEAIKEAERCDPDSIFTQFSIYKVAVLENNVKKAAEAVSAMGQLSRCPVAHEDKLLVSENAASNLLSLAAQIALENEQQETAMKALESLCENSKDEAQVLTALRCLVRLVLSTIEKSSDEMRNVGLDALLLYIKMALQIVSHQTHMNVEQRTDEANWFRKIAWNSALQCESSPDRMRDLFVLSYQLSQSCLPDRTLLMGQKTCLLMAAAASLKLCRMSPCSDQTEELTQALEHIQICWEVWKTLKASGSFPTDPTDTLLLLYEFEARAKLNDAKVETVLESVLELENVETKVLEIIAALAMEPPAHFPLLCKKALRVALSLHKKQPQADLARCSKCVHSLIKLSLPSGVSEVEARVLEEVWDYYEEALSIIAATSDDFPELETLWLLTRAWNTGILLYSLAQYPEAEKWCGLAMSFVCHLGSLQESYETQMSGLYSEILDRLDKAKKYFAIED, from the exons tttgaggAGTGTGCCATCCAGCTGTGGAACTGGACAGTCACTAAGAATGTGGGGACCACTATAAGTAAAAACCAGAAGGCCAAAG TGCGCCATGTCGCATGCAGTGTGCTGTACTGCTGTGAGCCCGAAAATCCAACAGAGGGCGTCATCCGCAAGCAGATTCTG ATGGCCAGCAAAACAGGGAGAACCTGGCTGGACTGCAAAGAACCCCAGAAGGCAGATCACTTCTTAAGACTTGCCGTCAAG AGCCTGGAGACCCTCTATAGTCAACTAATCTCCAGAGGTGATGGAGCAGCTGACATCGCTTCATCCAAGGGGGATGTGGAGAAGGATCTGCTTCGAATTCTCTCGTGCCAGGCAGAGTCG GCCTTAAGTCAAGGGAATAACCACGAGGCTGTGGTCTATGTGCAGCGCTGTAAAGACATGCTGCTGAGGCTGCccaaagat ACTGCGTACCTCTCCCTCATGTGCTACAACTTTGGAATAGACACTTACAATCTGAAAAATTTTGAGGACAGTGCCTTTTGGTTGAG ccaaAGCTATGATATTGGCAAAATTAATGTGAAATACGCCCCAGGATCTGATGTCCAG GCCAAAGTATTGAGGCTCCTTGCCACTGTTTATTTAGAGTGGGACTGTCAGAGGTTTCAGGAGAAGGCTCTCAATGCCGTCAACTTAGCCAACAAG GAACATGTGAGCACCTCTGGGCTGTACCTCAAGATCAGAATACTGCTGAGATGTGGGGCCTCAGACAATCATGTGAGAGGAG GACTTCATGAGATATTGGAATCGGAGGTTTCTCTTGACGTGTGTCTGAGCACAGTGAAACTACTGTTGTCTGcagacag agaagtGCTGGCATTTGAGTATTTGAAACATGTGTGTCAGCGCTTTGAGTCGTCCCCTGACCTGGGAACTGCTCTTGTCTTGAAcattgagctgctgctgcagagaggcaAGGAGCTGCTGGGTAAACAGAAGATAGAAGATATCATCACTG GCCATTATACAGGGAAACAGCTGACTCCACAGGCCCTCACAAGTCTGCATGTCATTCTGTGGGACAAAGCATCGCAACACTTTGAG GCCAAGAACTATTCTGAGGCACTGCAGTGGTACAACTACTCCCTCGGTTTCTTCAAGGGAGGTCAAATGGAGCCCAACGTCGCCAAACTGCAGAGGAACAGAGCTTCTTGTTTCCTGAAGCTGAAGCAACTGGAAAAG GCCAAAGAAGCGATCAAAGAAGCAGAGAGATGCGATCCTGACAGCATTTTCACTCAGTTCAGCATTTACAAGGTGGCCGTGCTAGAGAACAATGTGAAGAAAG ctGCAGAGGCAGTGAGTGCAATGGGGCAACTGTCCCGGTGTCCCGTGGCCCACGAGGACAAACTGCTGGTTTCTGAAAACGCTGCTTCCAATCTCCTCAGTCTGGCGGCTCAGATTGCTTTGGAG AATGAACAGCAGGAAACTGCCATGAAGGCTCTGGAGAGTTTGTGTGAAAACTCCAAAGATGAGGCCCAGGTTCTGACTGCGCTCAG GTGTTTGGTTCGTCTTGTGCTCTCCACAATAGAGAAATCGagtgatgagatgag GAATGTGGGTCTGGATGCCCTGCTGCTGTACATAAAAATGG ctctgcagatTGTTTCACACCAGACTCACATGAATGTCGAGCAACGCACAGATGAAGCCAACTGGTTCAGGAAGATCG CCTGGAACTCGGCTCTGCAGTGCGAGAGCAGCCCTGACAGGATGAGGGATTTATTTGTGCTCTCTTACCAA CTCTCCCAGTCCTGCCTTCCGGATCGCACACTGCTCATGGGCCAGAAGACGTGTCTGctgatggctgctgctgcatctctgAAGCTCTGCAGGATGTCTCCTTGCTCTGACCAG ACTGAGGAGCTCACTCAGGCTCTGGAGCACATTCAGATCTGTTGGGAGGTTTGGAAAACTCTGAAAGCATCAG GGAGCTTCCCAACAGACCCGAcagacacactgctgctgctgtatgaGTTCGAAGCTCGTGCTAAGCTAAATGATGCTAAGGTCGAGACGGTACTGGAATCCGTCCTGGAGCTAGAAAATGTTGAAACCAAGGTCCTGGAAATCattgcag CCTTAGCCATGGAGCCTCCAGCCCACTTCCCTCTGTTGTGTAAGAAGGCCTTGAgggtcgctctctctctgcacaaGAAACAACCACAGGCGGACCTGGCCCGTTGCAG CAAGTGTGTCCACAGCCTGATCAAGCTGTCCCTCCCAAGTGGCGTGTCAGAGGTGGAGGCCCGTGTGCTGGAGGAGGTGTGGGACTATTACGAGGAGGCTCTGTCCATCATCGCGGCCACA TCCGACGACTTCCCAGAGCTGGAGACCCTGTGGCTGCTGACTCGGGCTTGGAACACTGGGATATTGCTGTACAGCCTGGCTCAGTATCCCGAGGCTGAGAAGTGGTGTGGCCTCGCCATGAGCTTCGTCTGCCACCTGGGATCTCTGCAGGAGAGCTACGAGACACAG ATGTCTGGTCTCTACAGTGAAATCCTGGACAGGTTGGACAAAGCCAAGAAGTACTTTGCCATAGAGGACTAA
- the tex11 gene encoding testis-expressed protein 11 isoform X1, with the protein MFKWRYSANAHLRSVDNMELSVSTVKCLIENLLQKQQADYDEVIETLFSQVSGLEDSPKTPDPQFEECAIQLWNWTVTKNVGTTISKNQKAKVRHVACSVLYCCEPENPTEGVIRKQILMASKTGRTWLDCKEPQKADHFLRLAVKSLETLYSQLISRGDGAADIASSKGDVEKDLLRILSCQAESALSQGNNHEAVVYVQRCKDMLLRLPKDTAYLSLMCYNFGIDTYNLKNFEDSAFWLSQSYDIGKINVKYAPGSDVQAKVLRLLATVYLEWDCQRFQEKALNAVNLANKEHVSTSGLYLKIRILLRCGASDNHVRGGLHEILESEVSLDVCLSTVKLLLSADREVLAFEYLKHVCQRFESSPDLGTALVLNIELLLQRGKELLGKQKIEDIITGHYTGKQLTPQALTSLHVILWDKASQHFEAKNYSEALQWYNYSLGFFKGGQMEPNVAKLQRNRASCFLKLKQLEKAKEAIKEAERCDPDSIFTQFSIYKVAVLENNVKKAAEAVSAMGQLSRCPVAHEDKLLVSENAASNLLSLAAQIALENEQQETAMKALESLCENSKDEAQVLTALRCLVRLVLSTIEKSSDEMRNVGLDALLLYIKMALQIVSHQTHMNVEQRTDEANWFRKIAWNSALQCESSPDRMRDLFVLSYQLSQSCLPDRTLLMGQKTCLLMAAAASLKLCRMSPCSDQTEELTQALEHIQICWEVWKTLKASVLTGSFPTDPTDTLLLLYEFEARAKLNDAKVETVLESVLELENVETKVLEIIAALAMEPPAHFPLLCKKALRVALSLHKKQPQADLARCSKCVHSLIKLSLPSGVSEVEARVLEEVWDYYEEALSIIAATSDDFPELETLWLLTRAWNTGILLYSLAQYPEAEKWCGLAMSFVCHLGSLQESYETQMSGLYSEILDRLDKAKKYFAIED; encoded by the exons tttgaggAGTGTGCCATCCAGCTGTGGAACTGGACAGTCACTAAGAATGTGGGGACCACTATAAGTAAAAACCAGAAGGCCAAAG TGCGCCATGTCGCATGCAGTGTGCTGTACTGCTGTGAGCCCGAAAATCCAACAGAGGGCGTCATCCGCAAGCAGATTCTG ATGGCCAGCAAAACAGGGAGAACCTGGCTGGACTGCAAAGAACCCCAGAAGGCAGATCACTTCTTAAGACTTGCCGTCAAG AGCCTGGAGACCCTCTATAGTCAACTAATCTCCAGAGGTGATGGAGCAGCTGACATCGCTTCATCCAAGGGGGATGTGGAGAAGGATCTGCTTCGAATTCTCTCGTGCCAGGCAGAGTCG GCCTTAAGTCAAGGGAATAACCACGAGGCTGTGGTCTATGTGCAGCGCTGTAAAGACATGCTGCTGAGGCTGCccaaagat ACTGCGTACCTCTCCCTCATGTGCTACAACTTTGGAATAGACACTTACAATCTGAAAAATTTTGAGGACAGTGCCTTTTGGTTGAG ccaaAGCTATGATATTGGCAAAATTAATGTGAAATACGCCCCAGGATCTGATGTCCAG GCCAAAGTATTGAGGCTCCTTGCCACTGTTTATTTAGAGTGGGACTGTCAGAGGTTTCAGGAGAAGGCTCTCAATGCCGTCAACTTAGCCAACAAG GAACATGTGAGCACCTCTGGGCTGTACCTCAAGATCAGAATACTGCTGAGATGTGGGGCCTCAGACAATCATGTGAGAGGAG GACTTCATGAGATATTGGAATCGGAGGTTTCTCTTGACGTGTGTCTGAGCACAGTGAAACTACTGTTGTCTGcagacag agaagtGCTGGCATTTGAGTATTTGAAACATGTGTGTCAGCGCTTTGAGTCGTCCCCTGACCTGGGAACTGCTCTTGTCTTGAAcattgagctgctgctgcagagaggcaAGGAGCTGCTGGGTAAACAGAAGATAGAAGATATCATCACTG GCCATTATACAGGGAAACAGCTGACTCCACAGGCCCTCACAAGTCTGCATGTCATTCTGTGGGACAAAGCATCGCAACACTTTGAG GCCAAGAACTATTCTGAGGCACTGCAGTGGTACAACTACTCCCTCGGTTTCTTCAAGGGAGGTCAAATGGAGCCCAACGTCGCCAAACTGCAGAGGAACAGAGCTTCTTGTTTCCTGAAGCTGAAGCAACTGGAAAAG GCCAAAGAAGCGATCAAAGAAGCAGAGAGATGCGATCCTGACAGCATTTTCACTCAGTTCAGCATTTACAAGGTGGCCGTGCTAGAGAACAATGTGAAGAAAG ctGCAGAGGCAGTGAGTGCAATGGGGCAACTGTCCCGGTGTCCCGTGGCCCACGAGGACAAACTGCTGGTTTCTGAAAACGCTGCTTCCAATCTCCTCAGTCTGGCGGCTCAGATTGCTTTGGAG AATGAACAGCAGGAAACTGCCATGAAGGCTCTGGAGAGTTTGTGTGAAAACTCCAAAGATGAGGCCCAGGTTCTGACTGCGCTCAG GTGTTTGGTTCGTCTTGTGCTCTCCACAATAGAGAAATCGagtgatgagatgag GAATGTGGGTCTGGATGCCCTGCTGCTGTACATAAAAATGG ctctgcagatTGTTTCACACCAGACTCACATGAATGTCGAGCAACGCACAGATGAAGCCAACTGGTTCAGGAAGATCG CCTGGAACTCGGCTCTGCAGTGCGAGAGCAGCCCTGACAGGATGAGGGATTTATTTGTGCTCTCTTACCAA CTCTCCCAGTCCTGCCTTCCGGATCGCACACTGCTCATGGGCCAGAAGACGTGTCTGctgatggctgctgctgcatctctgAAGCTCTGCAGGATGTCTCCTTGCTCTGACCAG ACTGAGGAGCTCACTCAGGCTCTGGAGCACATTCAGATCTGTTGGGAGGTTTGGAAAACTCTGAAAGCATCAG tacttaCAGGGAGCTTCCCAACAGACCCGAcagacacactgctgctgctgtatgaGTTCGAAGCTCGTGCTAAGCTAAATGATGCTAAGGTCGAGACGGTACTGGAATCCGTCCTGGAGCTAGAAAATGTTGAAACCAAGGTCCTGGAAATCattgcag CCTTAGCCATGGAGCCTCCAGCCCACTTCCCTCTGTTGTGTAAGAAGGCCTTGAgggtcgctctctctctgcacaaGAAACAACCACAGGCGGACCTGGCCCGTTGCAG CAAGTGTGTCCACAGCCTGATCAAGCTGTCCCTCCCAAGTGGCGTGTCAGAGGTGGAGGCCCGTGTGCTGGAGGAGGTGTGGGACTATTACGAGGAGGCTCTGTCCATCATCGCGGCCACA TCCGACGACTTCCCAGAGCTGGAGACCCTGTGGCTGCTGACTCGGGCTTGGAACACTGGGATATTGCTGTACAGCCTGGCTCAGTATCCCGAGGCTGAGAAGTGGTGTGGCCTCGCCATGAGCTTCGTCTGCCACCTGGGATCTCTGCAGGAGAGCTACGAGACACAG ATGTCTGGTCTCTACAGTGAAATCCTGGACAGGTTGGACAAAGCCAAGAAGTACTTTGCCATAGAGGACTAA
- the tex11 gene encoding testis-expressed protein 11 isoform X3: MASKTGRTWLDCKEPQKADHFLRLAVKSLETLYSQLISRGDGAADIASSKGDVEKDLLRILSCQAESALSQGNNHEAVVYVQRCKDMLLRLPKDTAYLSLMCYNFGIDTYNLKNFEDSAFWLSQSYDIGKINVKYAPGSDVQAKVLRLLATVYLEWDCQRFQEKALNAVNLANKEHVSTSGLYLKIRILLRCGASDNHVRGGLHEILESEVSLDVCLSTVKLLLSADREVLAFEYLKHVCQRFESSPDLGTALVLNIELLLQRGKELLGKQKIEDIITGHYTGKQLTPQALTSLHVILWDKASQHFEAKNYSEALQWYNYSLGFFKGGQMEPNVAKLQRNRASCFLKLKQLEKAKEAIKEAERCDPDSIFTQFSIYKVAVLENNVKKAAEAVSAMGQLSRCPVAHEDKLLVSENAASNLLSLAAQIALENEQQETAMKALESLCENSKDEAQVLTALRCLVRLVLSTIEKSSDEMRNVGLDALLLYIKMALQIVSHQTHMNVEQRTDEANWFRKIAWNSALQCESSPDRMRDLFVLSYQLSQSCLPDRTLLMGQKTCLLMAAAASLKLCRMSPCSDQTEELTQALEHIQICWEVWKTLKASVLTGSFPTDPTDTLLLLYEFEARAKLNDAKVETVLESVLELENVETKVLEIIAALAMEPPAHFPLLCKKALRVALSLHKKQPQADLARCSKCVHSLIKLSLPSGVSEVEARVLEEVWDYYEEALSIIAATSDDFPELETLWLLTRAWNTGILLYSLAQYPEAEKWCGLAMSFVCHLGSLQESYETQMSGLYSEILDRLDKAKKYFAIED, from the exons ATGGCCAGCAAAACAGGGAGAACCTGGCTGGACTGCAAAGAACCCCAGAAGGCAGATCACTTCTTAAGACTTGCCGTCAAG AGCCTGGAGACCCTCTATAGTCAACTAATCTCCAGAGGTGATGGAGCAGCTGACATCGCTTCATCCAAGGGGGATGTGGAGAAGGATCTGCTTCGAATTCTCTCGTGCCAGGCAGAGTCG GCCTTAAGTCAAGGGAATAACCACGAGGCTGTGGTCTATGTGCAGCGCTGTAAAGACATGCTGCTGAGGCTGCccaaagat ACTGCGTACCTCTCCCTCATGTGCTACAACTTTGGAATAGACACTTACAATCTGAAAAATTTTGAGGACAGTGCCTTTTGGTTGAG ccaaAGCTATGATATTGGCAAAATTAATGTGAAATACGCCCCAGGATCTGATGTCCAG GCCAAAGTATTGAGGCTCCTTGCCACTGTTTATTTAGAGTGGGACTGTCAGAGGTTTCAGGAGAAGGCTCTCAATGCCGTCAACTTAGCCAACAAG GAACATGTGAGCACCTCTGGGCTGTACCTCAAGATCAGAATACTGCTGAGATGTGGGGCCTCAGACAATCATGTGAGAGGAG GACTTCATGAGATATTGGAATCGGAGGTTTCTCTTGACGTGTGTCTGAGCACAGTGAAACTACTGTTGTCTGcagacag agaagtGCTGGCATTTGAGTATTTGAAACATGTGTGTCAGCGCTTTGAGTCGTCCCCTGACCTGGGAACTGCTCTTGTCTTGAAcattgagctgctgctgcagagaggcaAGGAGCTGCTGGGTAAACAGAAGATAGAAGATATCATCACTG GCCATTATACAGGGAAACAGCTGACTCCACAGGCCCTCACAAGTCTGCATGTCATTCTGTGGGACAAAGCATCGCAACACTTTGAG GCCAAGAACTATTCTGAGGCACTGCAGTGGTACAACTACTCCCTCGGTTTCTTCAAGGGAGGTCAAATGGAGCCCAACGTCGCCAAACTGCAGAGGAACAGAGCTTCTTGTTTCCTGAAGCTGAAGCAACTGGAAAAG GCCAAAGAAGCGATCAAAGAAGCAGAGAGATGCGATCCTGACAGCATTTTCACTCAGTTCAGCATTTACAAGGTGGCCGTGCTAGAGAACAATGTGAAGAAAG ctGCAGAGGCAGTGAGTGCAATGGGGCAACTGTCCCGGTGTCCCGTGGCCCACGAGGACAAACTGCTGGTTTCTGAAAACGCTGCTTCCAATCTCCTCAGTCTGGCGGCTCAGATTGCTTTGGAG AATGAACAGCAGGAAACTGCCATGAAGGCTCTGGAGAGTTTGTGTGAAAACTCCAAAGATGAGGCCCAGGTTCTGACTGCGCTCAG GTGTTTGGTTCGTCTTGTGCTCTCCACAATAGAGAAATCGagtgatgagatgag GAATGTGGGTCTGGATGCCCTGCTGCTGTACATAAAAATGG ctctgcagatTGTTTCACACCAGACTCACATGAATGTCGAGCAACGCACAGATGAAGCCAACTGGTTCAGGAAGATCG CCTGGAACTCGGCTCTGCAGTGCGAGAGCAGCCCTGACAGGATGAGGGATTTATTTGTGCTCTCTTACCAA CTCTCCCAGTCCTGCCTTCCGGATCGCACACTGCTCATGGGCCAGAAGACGTGTCTGctgatggctgctgctgcatctctgAAGCTCTGCAGGATGTCTCCTTGCTCTGACCAG ACTGAGGAGCTCACTCAGGCTCTGGAGCACATTCAGATCTGTTGGGAGGTTTGGAAAACTCTGAAAGCATCAG tacttaCAGGGAGCTTCCCAACAGACCCGAcagacacactgctgctgctgtatgaGTTCGAAGCTCGTGCTAAGCTAAATGATGCTAAGGTCGAGACGGTACTGGAATCCGTCCTGGAGCTAGAAAATGTTGAAACCAAGGTCCTGGAAATCattgcag CCTTAGCCATGGAGCCTCCAGCCCACTTCCCTCTGTTGTGTAAGAAGGCCTTGAgggtcgctctctctctgcacaaGAAACAACCACAGGCGGACCTGGCCCGTTGCAG CAAGTGTGTCCACAGCCTGATCAAGCTGTCCCTCCCAAGTGGCGTGTCAGAGGTGGAGGCCCGTGTGCTGGAGGAGGTGTGGGACTATTACGAGGAGGCTCTGTCCATCATCGCGGCCACA TCCGACGACTTCCCAGAGCTGGAGACCCTGTGGCTGCTGACTCGGGCTTGGAACACTGGGATATTGCTGTACAGCCTGGCTCAGTATCCCGAGGCTGAGAAGTGGTGTGGCCTCGCCATGAGCTTCGTCTGCCACCTGGGATCTCTGCAGGAGAGCTACGAGACACAG ATGTCTGGTCTCTACAGTGAAATCCTGGACAGGTTGGACAAAGCCAAGAAGTACTTTGCCATAGAGGACTAA